One window of Halorussus sp. MSC15.2 genomic DNA carries:
- a CDS encoding glycosyltransferase family 4 protein yields the protein MNILRVAQNVYPEVPGGGTYHVHAMSRDQAAMGHDVTVLTVTDDNSKPRRDTRDGYTVVRRSPTINVLGNEIAAGVAKFLASADNYDVVHAHSHLYFSTNLAALKRRLGDTPLAITNHGLYSQTAPEWIFDAYLKTVGKWTFDSADVVFCYTDEDKERVRDFGVQTDIEVVSNGIDQSRFTPDGPESELIDADGPVVLFVGRLVEGKRPGDAIEAFKNVHEEYPNAELYLCGDGPLRSKLEQQVDERRLDESITFLGHVSYDEMPNVYRSTDVLVLPSRAEGLPRTVLEAFASGTPVVASDLEQVAPVVKRAGATVPVGDVLGFGRELRSLVSDRTKQEEYGRQGRHVVAKRFRWEDTVAETTREIKQRL from the coding sequence ATGAACATCCTCCGCGTTGCACAGAATGTTTATCCGGAGGTTCCCGGCGGTGGTACGTACCACGTCCACGCGATGAGCCGAGATCAGGCAGCAATGGGTCACGACGTGACCGTCTTGACAGTCACGGACGACAACTCAAAGCCCAGGCGAGATACTCGTGACGGATACACCGTCGTTCGTCGGTCTCCGACCATCAACGTGCTAGGTAACGAAATCGCTGCTGGCGTGGCAAAGTTTCTCGCAAGCGCTGACAACTACGATGTGGTTCACGCCCACTCCCACCTCTACTTCTCGACGAACCTTGCCGCACTGAAACGGCGGCTAGGTGACACACCGCTAGCAATCACAAATCACGGACTCTACTCGCAGACCGCACCGGAGTGGATTTTTGATGCCTACCTGAAAACGGTCGGGAAGTGGACCTTTGACAGCGCAGATGTTGTATTCTGCTATACCGACGAGGACAAGGAGCGCGTACGCGACTTCGGGGTACAGACCGACATCGAAGTCGTATCCAACGGTATTGATCAGTCTAGATTTACGCCGGACGGGCCGGAAAGCGAGTTGATAGATGCCGACGGTCCGGTCGTGTTGTTCGTCGGTCGGTTGGTAGAGGGAAAACGACCCGGAGACGCCATCGAGGCGTTCAAAAATGTCCACGAGGAGTACCCCAATGCGGAGTTGTATCTCTGTGGCGACGGTCCGCTTCGATCGAAACTGGAACAACAGGTGGACGAACGACGACTAGACGAGTCCATCACCTTTCTCGGCCACGTATCCTACGACGAGATGCCGAACGTGTATCGATCTACGGACGTACTGGTACTACCGAGTCGCGCAGAGGGACTGCCTCGAACGGTTCTGGAGGCGTTCGCGTCCGGAACGCCAGTTGTTGCCAGCGACCTGGAACAGGTTGCGCCAGTCGTCAAAAGAGCCGGTGCGACCGTTCCGGTGGGAGACGTTTTGGGGTTCGGACGTGAGTTGCGGAGTTTGGTGAGCGATAGAACGAAACAGGAGGAGTACGGCCGACAAGGGCGGCATGTAGTTGCTAAACGGTTTCGGTGGGAAGATACAGTCGCGGAGACGACGCGTGAAATCAAGCAACGGCTTTAG
- a CDS encoding sugar transferase, with product MVSGYRYRVVSVVGTLLGTAGVVIFANHPAVQWLTTVIPVFRRLPADVLSGNDLLIATVTTTLIVTMSLIPLFKPRPRRILDTILFTQKRVVVAGFAMATVGYFDYSYPLPRSTLMLTVVGLLVVFPAWFVAIGYRPSRKVNAVIVGDDPEEIRDVLDATSVPLVGYVSPPSPYYSEDDRQVTTPAIADGSGDVMTDNLECLGGLSQLGEVLVEYDVDTAVLAFAYPDRAEFFGALDTCYEHGVDAKVHRDHADDVLTTTPTTGHDDVIDIDLEPWDWQDYVFKRVFDVVFAAIGLLAFAPFIGVIAVAIKLDSPGPVFYSQERTAEFGETFEVYKFRSMVTDAEAATGATISDEDAGEVDPRVTRVGRILRQTHLDEVPQLWSILVGDMSVVGPRPERPELEADIRTGVVEWRKRWFIKPGLTGLAQINDATGKQPEEKLHYDIQYVRKQSFWFDVKIVVRQVWAVFVDLKSFVK from the coding sequence ATGGTCTCCGGTTATCGGTATCGAGTCGTGAGTGTCGTCGGTACACTTTTGGGAACGGCCGGGGTGGTAATCTTCGCAAACCACCCGGCTGTCCAGTGGCTAACAACCGTTATACCGGTGTTCCGGCGACTCCCTGCCGACGTGTTATCTGGGAACGATTTACTCATAGCCACAGTTACGACCACTCTTATTGTCACCATGAGTCTAATTCCTCTGTTCAAGCCCCGACCGCGACGGATTTTAGATACAATTCTGTTCACTCAAAAGCGAGTGGTCGTTGCCGGATTTGCGATGGCAACTGTCGGCTATTTCGACTACAGCTATCCACTTCCGCGTTCGACGCTCATGCTAACGGTGGTCGGATTGCTAGTAGTCTTTCCTGCGTGGTTTGTCGCTATCGGCTACCGGCCCAGTCGGAAGGTGAATGCGGTCATCGTCGGTGATGACCCCGAAGAGATTCGCGACGTACTTGACGCTACTAGCGTCCCGCTAGTGGGCTACGTCTCGCCGCCAAGTCCGTACTACTCCGAAGATGACCGCCAAGTTACGACGCCTGCTATCGCCGACGGGAGCGGTGACGTGATGACAGACAACCTCGAATGCCTTGGCGGTCTCTCGCAACTCGGCGAGGTACTGGTCGAGTACGACGTCGATACCGCAGTATTGGCGTTCGCTTACCCCGACCGCGCGGAGTTCTTCGGGGCGCTCGATACGTGCTACGAACATGGTGTGGATGCGAAGGTCCACCGTGACCATGCAGATGACGTGTTAACCACCACGCCGACCACTGGGCACGACGACGTAATCGATATTGACCTAGAACCGTGGGACTGGCAGGACTACGTGTTCAAGCGAGTATTCGATGTGGTGTTTGCGGCCATCGGCCTACTCGCGTTCGCACCCTTCATCGGAGTTATCGCGGTCGCTATCAAATTAGACAGTCCGGGTCCGGTGTTCTACAGTCAGGAACGGACCGCAGAGTTCGGTGAAACCTTTGAGGTGTACAAGTTCCGAAGCATGGTAACCGACGCCGAGGCTGCGACTGGAGCGACGATAAGCGACGAGGACGCCGGAGAGGTCGACCCACGAGTGACGCGGGTCGGGCGAATCCTCCGACAGACACACTTAGATGAGGTCCCACAGTTGTGGTCAATTCTGGTGGGCGATATGAGCGTCGTGGGTCCGCGACCGGAACGTCCAGAGTTGGAGGCCGACATCCGAACCGGTGTCGTTGAGTGGCGCAAGCGGTGGTTCATCAAGCCAGGGCTGACCGGACTGGCACAAATAAACGATGCGACGGGCAAGCAACCGGAGGAGAAACTGCACTACGACATCCAGTACGTCCGGAAACAGTCGTTTTGGTTCGACGTGAAGATTGTTGTAAGGCAAGTGTGGGCAGTCTTCGTGGATTTGAAATCATTCGTCAAGTAA
- the asnB gene encoding asparagine synthase (glutamine-hydrolyzing) yields the protein MCGIAGVLDSKSHPRQTDLARMNESMEHRGPDDSGIYCDGPIGLTHRRLSIIDLSSGHQPIFNEDESVAVVFNGEIYNYTSLRSSLSSVGHTFSTDTDTEVLVHLYEEHGPSFVERLEGMFAFAIWDSEKERLVLARDRMGIKPLLLASDDDAVAFASELPALLKAEVNHGGLDRTAIAQYFAFGFIPSQRTAFKNITKLRPGELAIVSEDGVQRESFYSPSITPREPGLDTAATELRERVERSVERRLQSDVPLGAFLSGGIDSSIVVGTMAQISDEPVKTFTVGFDEELFDESWAAREVASFHNTNHHEFTVSPDDVRELIPKVVGRLGEPFADQSLLPTFVVAQKTRQNVKVALSGDGADELFAGYGKYRGEYYSQYYRTIPRSLRRRLIQPAVESLPASRTNTVGEFSRKAQKFLRGGQSDTAARHFEWLRIHDNSADRLFDDISPSDVGRNAISAQHAELESWLPPSRRDALSRMQAVDTGFSLPNQMLQKVDTASMFNSLEVRVPFLDTAVVEYAMSLPTSYKITPRTQKRVLIRAFEDRLPRSILKRDKQGFDMPIGEWFKDELATEFCETLRSTDTELLDTDEVRSVYTEHCTGNREHGKFLWSVYVFLKWLKRMRTDGVL from the coding sequence ATGTGTGGGATTGCAGGGGTTCTTGATTCAAAATCACATCCTAGACAAACCGACTTGGCCCGAATGAACGAAAGTATGGAGCACCGTGGCCCAGATGACTCCGGCATTTACTGCGACGGGCCTATTGGACTTACCCACAGACGGCTAAGCATCATCGACCTTTCGAGCGGTCACCAGCCGATTTTTAACGAGGACGAGTCAGTAGCAGTAGTGTTCAACGGTGAAATATACAACTATACGTCACTACGCAGCTCTCTATCAAGTGTCGGTCACACGTTTTCGACTGACACGGACACCGAGGTCCTCGTTCATCTTTACGAGGAACACGGGCCATCGTTCGTCGAGAGGTTGGAGGGGATGTTCGCCTTCGCTATATGGGACAGCGAGAAGGAGAGACTGGTGCTCGCACGCGACCGAATGGGAATAAAGCCACTTTTGCTCGCCTCAGATGATGATGCGGTCGCGTTCGCGTCCGAACTCCCCGCTCTACTCAAAGCCGAGGTAAACCACGGCGGACTTGACCGAACGGCCATCGCTCAGTACTTCGCGTTCGGGTTCATCCCCTCCCAACGGACTGCGTTTAAGAACATCACGAAACTTCGACCGGGGGAACTCGCCATCGTCTCCGAAGACGGAGTCCAGCGAGAATCGTTCTACTCACCATCGATTACCCCTCGCGAACCGGGTCTCGACACCGCGGCCACCGAACTCCGGGAGCGAGTTGAGCGGTCGGTTGAGAGACGACTGCAGAGCGACGTCCCACTTGGGGCCTTCTTGAGCGGCGGTATCGATTCGAGTATCGTCGTCGGGACAATGGCACAGATATCCGATGAACCGGTAAAGACGTTCACGGTCGGGTTCGATGAAGAACTGTTTGACGAGTCGTGGGCCGCGCGCGAAGTTGCTTCCTTCCACAACACCAATCACCACGAATTTACAGTTTCGCCGGACGATGTGCGCGAGTTGATTCCAAAAGTGGTTGGACGTCTCGGCGAACCGTTTGCCGACCAGTCGCTGCTGCCCACGTTCGTGGTTGCCCAGAAAACTCGGCAGAACGTAAAGGTCGCTCTCTCAGGTGACGGTGCCGATGAATTGTTCGCCGGATACGGGAAGTACCGCGGAGAGTATTATTCCCAGTACTATCGGACAATTCCGCGTTCGCTACGCCGACGACTTATTCAACCAGCGGTCGAATCACTTCCGGCCTCGCGGACGAACACGGTGGGTGAGTTCTCGCGTAAGGCGCAAAAGTTCCTTCGCGGCGGTCAGTCCGATACCGCAGCGCGCCATTTTGAATGGCTTCGCATACACGATAATTCTGCAGATCGTCTGTTCGACGATATTTCGCCGTCGGACGTGGGACGAAACGCGATTTCGGCCCAACACGCAGAACTGGAATCCTGGCTTCCTCCAAGTCGTCGCGATGCGTTGAGTCGCATGCAAGCTGTCGATACTGGCTTCAGTCTCCCGAACCAAATGCTCCAAAAAGTTGATACGGCGAGCATGTTCAATTCATTAGAAGTCCGAGTCCCGTTCCTCGATACCGCAGTGGTGGAGTACGCGATGTCGTTACCGACGTCGTACAAAATTACACCGCGAACTCAAAAGCGGGTGTTGATTCGAGCGTTCGAGGACCGACTGCCACGGTCGATTCTCAAACGTGACAAACAGGGGTTCGACATGCCAATCGGCGAGTGGTTCAAAGACGAACTCGCTACCGAGTTCTGCGAAACCCTCCGTTCGACTGATACCGAACTTCTCGATACCGACGAAGTTCGTTCGGTGTACACCGAACACTGCACCGGCAACCGCGAACACGGGAAGTTCCTCTGGAGCGTGTACGTTTTCTTGAAGTGGCTCAAACGGATGCGGACAGATGGTGTCCTCTAA